A section of the Solitalea canadensis DSM 3403 genome encodes:
- a CDS encoding TonB-dependent receptor, whose amino-acid sequence MKLTFLLLITSILQISASSYGQNVTIHETNAPLVKVFKEIRKQTGYDFFYSDFVIERTKNVTVNLSQVTIKEALDACFENQVVTYSVTNKVVTIKPKEDRSVIEVSTKESTLVKLKGTVMDEKGSPIPGATIIIKGTTKGTQTDVNGAFSINANKGDILVFSFIGYKKKEVTVQREETLNIILIEDMANLDQVVVVGYGETRKKDITGSVASIKAEAIQNMNSPNFDVAMVGQAPGVYVVKTNGAPGADASIRIRGGTSVLGINEPLYVIDGLPIQIGGGLGGEAYASSRTIQLSPLSSINPDDIESIDILKDASATAIYGSRAANGVVIITTKRGKSGQTPSLSFSYSGIFEDFTNRYKMLNTEQYIAVVNKAYANNNEALPEGFKPNPKVYTNWQDKVTQVSRSESWNLSLNGGTPNSKTIYSFSAGLSDQKGVIMASGFKRYNLGTNLETNVFDQLKIGTNLKYSQSSSKGNGNSYYTDIVNYRPDIPIYDEKGNYAFPFESTSSNPYAQLMQIAGSGNKNLLASFYGEYEILNGLKLRSSLSYNIGDGSYERYTPSWDPFEIENNRTGSRTDNLNSFNSRIFDNTLTYNKFYGKHYLNAVAGVSFTQDKSSFTKISSTDFPNDDVLNNIGSAENIIQNLSGGSISGLESYFLRGNYNYGGKYYVTFTGRADKSTKFGPDNQWGVFPSAALAWRISEESFLKKYNFINDVKLRISAGRTGSANFGDFLYSTYFTTGGSFYNGAGGVIPNNVPNPGIKWETTEQLDAGLDFSLFANKLRGSVTYYNKLTKDLILSVAVPYETGAANQFANIGDVLNKGIEIQLGTDIISSKNFTWSTDFNISFNQNVLKKLNGGTLPNGMPLRENEPLSYFYGYKTAGLFQTQGEIDALNAASPTKIYQASKTGPGDIKFVDVNNDGQVTDADLVKLGNAEPDFFGGWNHSLRYKRISLSALFNYSVGNVLYNSSQAGLSIFNSYRSNYTTEILNAWTPENPNTDVPRVVAKNPNQNGRISDRYVSSASFFRLKNIHLSYLLNAPWLSKAHLNSVRVFAAATNLFTITGYNGLDPEVNTGPANPITQGFDGGSYPQTHSFSFGVSAVF is encoded by the coding sequence ATGAAACTAACCTTCTTGCTATTAATTACTTCAATTCTTCAAATAAGTGCAAGCAGTTACGGTCAGAATGTAACTATCCATGAAACAAATGCACCATTGGTAAAGGTCTTTAAAGAAATAAGGAAGCAAACTGGCTATGATTTCTTTTACAGTGACTTTGTTATTGAAAGGACTAAAAATGTAACAGTAAATCTAAGTCAAGTAACAATTAAAGAGGCTTTAGATGCATGTTTTGAGAATCAGGTGGTTACTTATTCAGTAACTAATAAAGTGGTAACTATTAAGCCTAAAGAAGACAGAAGTGTTATTGAGGTTTCTACTAAAGAATCAACTTTAGTAAAGCTAAAAGGAACAGTAATGGATGAAAAAGGATCGCCAATTCCTGGTGCAACCATAATTATTAAAGGCACAACCAAGGGAACGCAAACAGATGTTAATGGTGCGTTTTCAATTAATGCTAACAAGGGTGATATACTGGTCTTTTCGTTTATTGGATATAAAAAGAAAGAAGTAACTGTTCAACGGGAGGAAACATTGAACATTATCCTTATTGAAGATATGGCCAACTTAGACCAAGTAGTTGTGGTAGGTTATGGTGAAACTCGCAAGAAGGATATAACCGGCTCAGTAGCTTCTATTAAAGCTGAAGCCATTCAGAATATGAATTCACCCAACTTTGATGTCGCTATGGTTGGTCAGGCACCTGGGGTTTATGTAGTAAAAACAAATGGTGCTCCGGGAGCAGACGCTTCTATCAGAATAAGAGGGGGGACATCAGTTTTAGGTATAAATGAACCTTTATATGTAATTGATGGACTGCCGATTCAAATTGGAGGTGGCTTAGGTGGAGAAGCATATGCAAGCAGTCGCACCATACAACTTTCTCCTTTATCTTCTATCAATCCTGATGATATTGAAAGTATCGATATTCTGAAGGATGCCTCGGCAACAGCAATTTATGGTTCACGTGCAGCAAATGGCGTTGTAATTATTACAACCAAAAGAGGAAAGAGCGGACAAACACCATCGCTTAGTTTTTCATATTCAGGCATATTTGAAGATTTTACCAACCGCTATAAGATGCTAAATACTGAGCAGTATATAGCAGTTGTAAATAAAGCATATGCCAATAATAATGAAGCACTTCCTGAAGGTTTTAAGCCTAATCCGAAAGTTTATACAAACTGGCAAGATAAAGTAACACAAGTGAGCCGATCAGAAAGCTGGAACTTAAGTTTAAATGGGGGAACGCCAAACAGCAAAACTATTTATTCTTTTTCTGCAGGTTTGAGTGATCAAAAAGGTGTTATTATGGCTTCAGGTTTTAAGCGCTATAACTTAGGTACTAATCTTGAAACCAACGTGTTTGACCAATTAAAAATTGGAACCAACTTAAAATATAGTCAATCATCGAGTAAAGGGAATGGAAATAGTTACTATACTGATATTGTAAATTATCGTCCGGATATTCCTATTTATGATGAAAAAGGAAATTATGCATTTCCATTTGAAAGTACGTCAAGCAACCCTTATGCTCAATTAATGCAAATTGCCGGGTCGGGAAATAAGAACTTGTTAGCTTCTTTTTATGGGGAGTATGAGATTTTAAACGGACTTAAGCTGAGATCGTCGCTATCTTATAATATTGGTGACGGATCCTATGAACGGTACACCCCAAGTTGGGACCCTTTTGAAATAGAAAATAACAGAACTGGTTCACGTACAGATAATTTGAATTCGTTTAATTCAAGAATATTTGATAACACGTTAACTTATAACAAGTTCTATGGTAAGCATTATTTAAATGCTGTTGCAGGTGTTTCTTTTACGCAAGATAAAAGCAGCTTTACCAAAATCAGTTCAACAGATTTTCCTAATGATGATGTTTTAAATAATATTGGGTCAGCTGAAAATATTATTCAGAATTTAAGTGGAGGAAGTATCAGTGGTTTAGAATCCTACTTTTTGCGTGGAAATTACAATTATGGAGGAAAGTATTATGTAACATTCACAGGTAGAGCCGATAAATCGACAAAATTCGGACCTGATAATCAATGGGGTGTTTTCCCGTCTGCGGCATTGGCATGGAGGATTTCGGAAGAAAGCTTCCTGAAGAAATACAACTTCATTAACGATGTTAAATTAAGAATTTCAGCCGGTCGTACGGGATCAGCCAATTTTGGAGACTTTTTATATTCAACCTATTTTACTACCGGTGGCAGTTTTTACAATGGTGCAGGAGGGGTAATTCCTAACAACGTTCCCAATCCGGGCATTAAATGGGAAACAACTGAGCAATTAGACGCAGGGTTAGATTTCAGTTTGTTTGCCAACAAACTACGCGGTTCGGTTACCTATTACAATAAATTAACCAAAGACTTGATTCTTAGTGTTGCTGTTCCTTATGAAACAGGGGCTGCTAATCAATTTGCAAATATTGGTGACGTGCTAAACAAGGGTATAGAAATACAATTAGGCACAGATATCATCAGTAGCAAGAACTTTACCTGGAGTACTGATTTTAACATTAGTTTTAATCAAAACGTGTTAAAGAAACTTAATGGAGGAACACTGCCTAACGGAATGCCTTTACGTGAAAATGAGCCTTTATCTTACTTCTATGGATATAAAACGGCAGGATTGTTCCAAACTCAAGGTGAAATTGATGCCTTGAATGCGGCCTCTCCAACAAAGATTTACCAGGCTTCAAAAACAGGCCCTGGAGACATTAAGTTTGTTGATGTTAATAATGATGGACAGGTTACGGACGCTGACTTGGTAAAATTAGGGAATGCAGAACCTGATTTCTTTGGCGGATGGAATCATTCTCTTCGTTACAAAAGAATTAGTCTATCGGCTTTATTCAATTATAGTGTAGGAAACGTATTGTACAATTCAAGTCAAGCCGGTTTATCAATCTTTAATAGCTACCGTAGCAACTATACAACAGAGATCCTAAATGCCTGGACTCCGGAGAATCCAAATACAGATGTGCCGAGAGTTGTGGCGAAAAATCCTAATCAAAATGGAAGGATTTCTGACCGTTATGTAAGTTCAGCTTCATTTTTCAGACTGAAAAATATCCATTTAAGTTATTTATTAAATGCTCCGTGGTTAAGTAAAGCACATCTGAATAGTGTTCGTGTATTTGCCGCAGCAACCAATTTATTTACTATTACCGGATACAATGGATTGGATCCTGAAGTAAATACCGGTCCGGCTAATCCGATTACCCAAGGATTTGATGGAGGAAGTTACCCTCAAACCCATAGCTTTTCTTTCGGTGTAAGTGCAGTTTTTTAA
- a CDS encoding RagB/SusD family nutrient uptake outer membrane protein — protein MNKILKKYIVVVFGFSTLAGCNLVNVTDIEPVNQLSDDQAITNISSAEKVLTGAYGQVRGGLELIIYTPGSTGQLGLTFVGVGDNSFVNNSVSPEDKTLSSIYIRLYKIINITNHIIEKTEKLDVENPRKAEIIGEAKFLRALSHFYLLRLWGQFYNMDSGYGIIKRDKPVADAVSVPRNTVKECYDLIFSDLDYAIEHAPEFTKAVYASKTTAMALKAKVLLYAKKYQEISDLTRAVIASGKVKLEPIFADVFKLKYNSTEVLFATPFDDKKERNNKPFMFRSSYLLSDYYKNIMTTDTRKSAAITSSGRNGKFLGATIDNKPLPADTEYFLRLAEVYLIQAEALVRSGSSFVEARSAINAVRKRAGMPDITVDTKAELLEAIRMEKIYELGAESGEEWFDMIRYAIEGDINIELVKSTIKSEAQYIMPIPINTIRTSQGLIKQNPGY, from the coding sequence ATGAATAAAATTCTTAAAAAATATATTGTAGTTGTATTTGGCTTTAGCACATTAGCTGGATGTAATTTAGTAAATGTAACAGATATTGAACCGGTTAATCAGTTGTCAGACGATCAGGCGATTACTAATATTTCTTCAGCCGAAAAAGTGCTTACTGGTGCTTATGGGCAGGTGAGGGGAGGCTTAGAGTTAATTATCTATACTCCTGGAAGTACTGGTCAACTAGGTTTAACCTTTGTAGGGGTTGGAGATAATAGTTTCGTTAACAATTCTGTATCGCCAGAGGATAAAACCCTATCGTCCATCTATATTCGTTTGTATAAAATCATCAATATAACCAATCATATTATTGAAAAAACAGAGAAGCTTGATGTTGAAAATCCACGGAAAGCGGAAATTATTGGTGAAGCTAAGTTCCTTCGCGCATTATCACATTTCTATCTTTTGAGGTTATGGGGACAATTCTATAATATGGATTCCGGATATGGCATTATTAAACGTGACAAACCTGTGGCCGATGCGGTCTCAGTACCTAGAAATACAGTAAAGGAATGTTATGATTTGATATTTAGTGATTTGGACTACGCCATTGAGCATGCACCTGAGTTTACAAAAGCTGTTTACGCTTCAAAAACAACGGCCATGGCCTTGAAAGCTAAGGTTTTGTTATATGCCAAAAAATATCAGGAAATAAGTGATTTAACCCGGGCTGTTATTGCTTCAGGGAAAGTGAAGTTGGAACCTATTTTCGCTGATGTGTTTAAACTCAAATACAATTCAACCGAGGTATTGTTTGCCACTCCATTTGACGATAAGAAAGAACGTAACAATAAACCATTTATGTTTCGATCTTCCTATTTACTGTCAGATTATTACAAAAATATAATGACAACTGATACTCGTAAATCAGCGGCTATTACCTCAAGCGGTCGAAATGGTAAGTTTTTAGGAGCAACAATAGATAATAAACCTTTGCCTGCGGATACAGAATACTTTTTACGATTAGCAGAGGTATACCTGATTCAGGCGGAAGCTTTAGTTCGTAGTGGGAGCAGTTTTGTTGAAGCTCGTAGTGCCATAAATGCAGTTCGTAAAAGAGCAGGAATGCCTGATATTACTGTGGATACTAAGGCTGAATTATTGGAGGCTATCCGCATGGAAAAAATTTATGAACTAGGTGCCGAAAGTGGTGAAGAATGGTTTGATATGATCCGTTATGCAATAGAAGGCGATATTAATATTGAATTAGTAAAATCTACAATTAAAAGTGAAGCTCAATATATTATGCCTATACCTATTAATACCATTCGAACTTCACAAGGTTTAATTAAACAGAATCCTGGTTACTAA
- a CDS encoding thioredoxin family protein translates to MQKSIITVFLIGFSFIKAYAQNENKGIKFFQGTVKETFAKAKQENKLIFVDCYTSWCGPCKWMEKYVFTNDTAASYYNKTFVNYKLDMEKGEGIDFRKQYGVNSFPTYLFLDANGKLVHKAAGRMPTTEFVSIAQKTSDPKETSSSLESRYNNGDKSAGFLFKYITSLKNSNREKALLVYKELVAQTADKNLLTDEGWELIKLYPLDEESRLYKFLMANKTHFVSKYGSDEVDKIQKTAVERALNAAIYKNDKDSFFKRLDTYRQDKNADESTAAEMELMYYLYSKDYPSFIKQASQYSQTVLKKNDAKLSFVARYCLNSTEETEALQQACAMAHQATELNGKEFSNYSTYAELCYKLNNKNEALRAAQISLQVLGDENPKAKKRVELLIEKIQAM, encoded by the coding sequence ATGCAGAAGTCGATTATAACAGTTTTTTTGATAGGTTTTTCATTTATTAAAGCTTATGCTCAGAATGAAAACAAAGGAATTAAGTTCTTTCAAGGAACAGTAAAGGAAACCTTTGCTAAGGCCAAGCAGGAAAACAAACTAATTTTTGTTGATTGTTACACCTCTTGGTGTGGACCTTGTAAATGGATGGAGAAATACGTGTTTACAAACGATACGGCAGCAAGCTATTACAATAAAACGTTTGTAAACTATAAGCTTGATATGGAAAAAGGTGAGGGCATTGATTTTCGCAAACAATACGGCGTTAATTCGTTCCCTACTTATTTATTTCTTGATGCGAACGGAAAATTAGTACACAAAGCTGCAGGAAGAATGCCAACAACAGAGTTTGTTTCCATTGCGCAGAAAACCTCCGATCCAAAAGAAACCTCAAGTTCCCTTGAATCCAGATATAATAATGGTGATAAGAGTGCAGGCTTTTTATTCAAATACATTACTAGTTTAAAAAACAGTAATAGAGAAAAAGCTTTATTGGTTTACAAGGAACTCGTGGCTCAAACAGCTGACAAAAATCTTTTAACAGATGAAGGTTGGGAATTAATTAAGCTATATCCATTGGATGAGGAAAGCCGTCTTTATAAGTTTTTAATGGCCAATAAAACTCATTTTGTAAGTAAGTATGGAAGTGATGAGGTAGATAAAATTCAGAAAACAGCTGTAGAAAGAGCTTTAAATGCTGCAATTTATAAGAATGATAAAGATTCTTTTTTCAAACGACTTGATACTTATCGTCAGGATAAAAATGCAGATGAAAGTACTGCTGCTGAAATGGAATTAATGTACTATTTATATAGTAAAGATTATCCGTCGTTTATAAAGCAGGCCAGCCAATACAGTCAGACTGTTCTGAAAAAAAATGATGCTAAGCTTAGTTTCGTTGCGCGTTACTGTTTAAATTCTACAGAAGAAACGGAAGCTTTACAACAAGCTTGTGCAATGGCGCACCAGGCAACGGAATTAAATGGCAAAGAGTTTAGTAACTATTCTACCTATGCAGAGTTATGTTACAAGTTGAATAATAAAAATGAAGCATTAAGAGCTGCTCAAATTTCTTTACAAGTGTTAGGCGACGAAAATCCTAAAGCTAAAAAGAGGGTTGAATTATTAATTGAAAAAATTCAAGCCATGTAG
- a CDS encoding beta-galactosidase — translation MKRLMLVCLLAYAQIAFAQNAIKTSVAQTSLSKTKGSFVLGTNEFLLNGKPFLIRAGEIHFPRIPREYWDHRIKLCKAMGMNTICIYLFWNFHEQKPDQFDFTGQKDVAAFVKLVQANGMYCIVRPGPYACAEWDMGGLPWWLLKKPDLKVRTLEDRYFMERSAKYLKEVGKQLALLQIQNGGNIIMVQVENEYAAFGNSAEYMDANRKNLKDAGFNKVQLMRCDWSSTFNSYITDPEVAITLNFGAGSDVDKQFKGFQEKHPTAPLMCSEYWTGWFDHWGRPHETRSINSFIGSLKDMMDRKISFSLYMAHGGTTFGQWGGANSPPYSAMVASYDYNAPIGEQGNTTEKFFAVRNLLKNYLNPGEKLGDIPAPIPVITIPKITFEEAAPLFDNLPPGKASEIIKPMEMFDQGWGRINYRTNLTASTTPRKLIITEVHDWAQVFINGKLVGKLDRRRADSTIEIPATKAGAVLDILVEATGRVNFGEAVIDRKGITEKVEISDGSTVQELKNWTVYNFPVDYQFQANAKFVKQKVNGPAWYRAKFNLNQTGDTYIDLSTWGKGMIWVNGYNIGRFWKIGPQQTFLMPGVWLKRGMNEIIILDLERPTDATVQGLKEPILDKINPDASLLNRKEGQNLVLTNEKPVLAGSFDAAISWKTVSFTTAKGRYFCFEALSSQENDNFTSMAELQLLGRDGKPISTQKWKVIYADSEEVTAANNAADKVFDNQESTIWHTQYIGKQSNTKQPHQLVIDLGKEEEITGLRYLPRSDKKKGGMIKDYKVYLKSARFNF, via the coding sequence ATGAAAAGATTAATGCTGGTGTGCTTATTGGCCTATGCGCAAATTGCGTTTGCTCAGAATGCAATTAAAACCTCAGTTGCTCAAACTTCATTAAGTAAAACAAAAGGATCTTTTGTTTTAGGAACAAACGAATTTTTACTCAATGGGAAACCGTTTTTAATTAGGGCCGGCGAAATTCATTTTCCACGTATTCCCAGAGAATATTGGGATCATCGCATTAAGCTTTGTAAAGCAATGGGAATGAACACCATTTGTATTTACCTCTTTTGGAATTTTCATGAGCAAAAACCTGATCAATTTGATTTTACAGGCCAAAAGGATGTGGCCGCTTTTGTTAAGCTTGTTCAGGCCAATGGGATGTATTGCATTGTGAGGCCCGGCCCGTACGCATGTGCTGAATGGGATATGGGAGGACTGCCTTGGTGGCTGCTTAAAAAGCCTGATTTAAAAGTAAGAACCTTGGAGGATCGTTATTTTATGGAACGTTCGGCCAAGTACTTAAAGGAAGTTGGAAAGCAATTGGCTCTGTTGCAAATTCAAAATGGTGGCAACATTATAATGGTACAAGTTGAAAATGAGTATGCCGCTTTCGGTAATAGCGCTGAATACATGGATGCCAATAGAAAAAACCTTAAGGATGCTGGTTTTAATAAGGTGCAACTAATGCGTTGTGATTGGTCTTCCACGTTCAACTCTTATATAACAGATCCTGAAGTTGCTATAACGCTTAATTTTGGAGCGGGCTCAGATGTAGATAAACAATTCAAAGGCTTTCAAGAAAAGCATCCGACGGCCCCATTAATGTGCAGTGAGTACTGGACAGGCTGGTTCGATCATTGGGGGCGACCACATGAAACCCGCTCAATTAACAGTTTTATAGGGAGTTTGAAAGATATGATGGATAGGAAAATATCTTTCAGCTTGTATATGGCGCATGGGGGTACAACTTTTGGACAATGGGGTGGAGCTAACTCTCCTCCTTATTCGGCAATGGTTGCTTCTTATGATTATAATGCCCCTATTGGTGAACAAGGCAATACAACTGAAAAATTTTTTGCCGTTCGTAACCTGTTAAAAAACTACCTGAATCCGGGTGAAAAATTAGGTGATATTCCTGCCCCAATTCCAGTTATCACTATACCTAAAATCACTTTTGAAGAGGCTGCTCCATTGTTTGATAATTTACCGCCAGGTAAAGCGTCCGAAATTATAAAGCCAATGGAGATGTTTGACCAAGGTTGGGGAAGAATAAATTACAGAACGAACTTAACCGCGTCTACTACTCCACGAAAACTGATAATTACCGAGGTGCACGATTGGGCTCAGGTGTTTATTAATGGAAAATTAGTTGGTAAACTAGATCGTAGAAGGGCCGATAGCACCATCGAAATTCCCGCTACAAAGGCTGGTGCGGTTCTGGATATTTTGGTGGAAGCAACCGGAAGGGTAAATTTTGGAGAAGCGGTTATAGACAGAAAAGGTATTACAGAAAAAGTTGAAATTTCAGATGGGAGCACTGTTCAAGAGCTTAAGAATTGGACAGTTTATAATTTCCCGGTTGATTATCAGTTTCAAGCCAACGCAAAATTTGTAAAGCAAAAGGTAAATGGGCCGGCATGGTATAGAGCCAAGTTTAACCTTAATCAAACGGGCGATACATACATTGACTTAAGCACTTGGGGCAAAGGAATGATTTGGGTAAATGGTTATAATATCGGGCGTTTCTGGAAAATTGGCCCTCAACAAACTTTTCTTATGCCAGGAGTTTGGCTAAAAAGGGGGATGAATGAAATTATTATTCTTGATTTGGAAAGACCCACAGACGCTACTGTTCAAGGTTTAAAAGAGCCAATTCTTGATAAAATCAATCCTGATGCTTCTTTACTGAACAGAAAAGAAGGACAAAATTTAGTTTTAACCAATGAGAAACCTGTTCTAGCAGGAAGCTTTGATGCTGCTATTAGCTGGAAAACGGTAAGCTTTACAACTGCTAAGGGCAGATATTTCTGTTTTGAAGCGTTAAGCTCTCAGGAAAATGACAATTTCACTTCAATGGCAGAATTACAATTATTGGGTAGGGATGGAAAACCTATTTCAACACAAAAATGGAAAGTAATTTATGCCGATAGTGAGGAAGTAACTGCTGCAAATAATGCTGCTGATAAGGTTTTCGACAATCAGGAATCAACTATATGGCATACCCAATATATTGGTAAGCAAAGCAACACGAAGCAACCTCATCAGTTAGTGATTGATTTGGGTAAGGAGGAAGAAATTACGGGTTTGAGATACCTGCCGCGTTCCGATAAAAAGAAAGGTGGTATGATTAAAGATTATAAGGTGTACCTGAAATCAGCTAGGTTCAATTTTTAA